Proteins from a genomic interval of Schistocerca piceifrons isolate TAMUIC-IGC-003096 chromosome 3, iqSchPice1.1, whole genome shotgun sequence:
- the LOC124788938 gene encoding vitellin-degrading protease-like — protein sequence MSRALALCLLTAACSVAPTLGRVSRVLGGEPVDISQVPWQVSVEFIEAHKCGGSIVSPRFVMSTAWCIVGAAEPIYYVLRVGTSTRESGGATYTASDMFWHEDFDYVTTDRDIGFFEISGSISFDDNIQVFRPAIFKI from the coding sequence ATGAGTCGGGCCCTCGCCTTGTGCCTGCTGACCGCAGCCTGCAGCGTGGCGCCCACGCTGGGGCGCGTCAGCCGCGTGCTGGGGGGTGAGCCGGTGGACATCTCGCAGGTCCCATGGCAGGTCTCCGTGGAGTTCATAGAGGCGCACAAATGCGGCGGCTCCATTGTCAGCCCTAGATTTGTCATGTCGACTGCGTGGTGCATCGTAGGCGCCGCCGAACCAATCTATTACGTGCTGCGGGTGGGTACGTCAACGCGCGAGAGTGGCGGCGCCACGTACACCGCTTCCGATATGTTTTGGCACGAGGATTTCGACTATGTTACGACAGACAGAGACATTGGTTTCTTCGAGATCTCAGGTTCCATCTCGTTTGATGACAACATTCAGGTATTCCGTCCAGCAATATTTAAAATTTAG